The Cucumis melo cultivar AY chromosome 5, USDA_Cmelo_AY_1.0, whole genome shotgun sequence genome has a segment encoding these proteins:
- the LOC103485750 gene encoding thioredoxin-like fold domain-containing protein MRL7L, chloroplastic translates to MALQHTLGLLSLALPSSNCKFEGGALFVSTSSHTTNLLSSWTLESSYPSSISFMKFPFRGSCFRSSTLRAYRTAGSIKPGDGKKKKGQAGMDSDEEDDSSSAKQLDAEPMDAEERQEWREKIRKVIDMNPNVEEEIDNMERKRKMQKLLAEYPLVVEEEDPDWPEDADGWGFNLGQFFDKITIKNKKKDNKFDDDKDDTDNEIVWQDDNYIRPIKDITISEWEEAVFKDISPLIIFVHNRYKRPKENEKVRKELENAIHIIWNCNLPSPRCVAVDAVVECNLVSALQVSAFPEIIFTKAGKILYREKGFVSADELSKIMAFFYYGAAKPPCLNDVGDYQETIPSVSP, encoded by the exons ATGGCGCTGCAACATACACTGGGTTTACTGTCTCTGGCTTTGCCTTCCTCAAATTGCAAATTTGAAGGGGGCGCTTTATTTGTGTCAACCAGTTCCCATACCACCAATCTTCTCTCTTCTTGGACCTTGGAGTCTTCCTATCCTTCATCCATCTCTTTCATGAAGTTTCCTTTCCGG GGTAGTTGTTTTAGAAGCAGCACTCTAAGGGCCTATAGAACCGCAGGGTCAATTAAGCCTGGTgatggaaagaagaagaaaggacaAGCAGGTATGGACTCAGATGAGGAAGATGATTCTTCTTCAGCAAAGCAGCTAGACGCTGAGCCTATGGATGCTGAAGAGAGACAGGAATGGAGGGAGAAGATTAGGAAAGTGATTGATATGAACCCCAATGTTGAGGAGGAGATAGACAAcatggaaaggaaaagaaagatgcAAAAACTTCTCGCTGAGTATCCTCTTGTTGTGGAAGAGGAGGATCCTGATTGGCCTGAGGATGCAGATGGTTGGGGTTTCAACTTGGGTCAGTTTTTTGATAAGATCACCatcaagaataagaaaaaagacaatAAATTTGATGATGATAAAGATGACACTGATAATGAAATAGTTTGGCAAGATGACAACTACATTCGGCCAATTAAGGACATAACAATTTCTGAATGGGAGGAGGCTGTGTTCAAAGATATTAGTCCACTAATCATTTTTGTACATAATCGCTACAAAAG GCcaaaggaaaatgaaaaagttCGCAAGGAGCTGGAGAATGCTATACACATAATATGGAATTGCAATCTGCCTTCGCCAAGA TGTGTTGCTGTTGACGCTGTTGTTGAATGCAACTTGGTCTCTGCTCTTCAAGTGTCTGCCTTTCCAGAGATTATCTTCACTAAAGCAGGGAAAATCTTATACCGTGAGAAGG GATTTGTAAGTGCAGACGAGTTGTCCAAAATAATGGCATTCTTCTACTATGGAGCAGCTAAGCCACCATGTTTAAATGACGTTGGGGATTATCAGGAGACGATCCCTTCAGTTTCTCCCTAA